In Opitutaceae bacterium TAV5, one genomic interval encodes:
- a CDS encoding DNA repair protein RecN, producing the protein MLQSLRIKNLALLEEVSLEFEPGFTTVTGETGAGKSILLGALSLLAGERADKTLIRQGAPACEVEAALHFKNPARIDALLAELELPPCEDGLLLLRRTLPRDKAPRLTVNGSLATLAALQRLGEAWIDFHGPSEPRRLLKENCQLELLDLYARATPQLATYQKHYRAWRDLIDERTRVSTETRLTSEQIAFLETQLAALDALDLTDDAIDTLERDFQRMTRAQELIELASALANGLTGEDGATARVAALVREARHLENLDPDSKPLADRLAAASIELADLGAEFESLAGELNFDPDQAAHLQTQMNTWLDARRRHGRDLAAVVAARDDMRRRLEIQGDIEGALARLDKEIAAAERTARAAAAGLHAVREKAARELAKVAARSIAQLGFRKADFQIRLVPLSATAGAPALGPAGDCSTEFLFSPNVGEPPLPLNRIASSGELARVMLALKTVLADLDDVPVLVFDEVDANVGGEIGRVVGEKMAGIAKGHQVLCVTHLPQVAAQGDSHLVVEKDQSGDRAEVTITAIHDDRKKRLSELARMLGDRTAKSALAHAAGLLGEN; encoded by the coding sequence ATGCTCCAGTCGCTCCGCATCAAAAACCTCGCCCTCCTCGAGGAAGTCTCGCTCGAGTTCGAGCCCGGCTTCACCACCGTCACGGGTGAAACCGGCGCTGGCAAAAGCATCCTCCTCGGCGCCCTCTCGCTTCTCGCCGGCGAACGCGCCGACAAGACCCTCATCCGCCAGGGCGCCCCCGCCTGCGAAGTCGAGGCCGCCCTCCATTTCAAAAACCCCGCCCGCATCGACGCTCTCCTCGCCGAACTCGAACTCCCTCCCTGCGAAGACGGCCTGCTCCTCCTCCGCCGCACCCTCCCCCGCGACAAGGCCCCGCGCCTCACCGTCAACGGCAGCCTCGCCACCCTCGCCGCCCTCCAGCGCCTCGGCGAGGCCTGGATCGATTTCCACGGCCCGAGCGAACCCCGCCGCCTGCTGAAGGAAAACTGCCAGCTCGAACTCCTCGACCTCTACGCCCGCGCCACCCCGCAGCTCGCAACCTATCAAAAACACTACCGCGCCTGGCGCGATCTCATCGACGAACGCACCCGCGTCTCCACCGAAACCCGGCTCACCTCCGAGCAGATCGCCTTCCTCGAAACGCAACTCGCCGCTCTCGACGCCCTCGATCTCACCGACGATGCCATCGACACCCTCGAACGCGATTTCCAGCGCATGACCCGCGCGCAGGAGCTCATCGAACTCGCCTCCGCCCTCGCCAACGGCCTCACCGGCGAGGACGGCGCCACCGCCCGTGTCGCCGCGCTCGTCCGCGAAGCCCGCCACCTCGAAAACCTCGATCCCGACAGCAAACCCCTCGCCGATCGCCTCGCCGCCGCCAGCATCGAACTCGCCGACCTCGGCGCCGAATTCGAATCCCTCGCCGGCGAACTCAACTTCGACCCCGACCAGGCCGCGCACCTGCAAACGCAGATGAACACCTGGCTCGACGCCCGCCGCCGCCACGGACGCGACCTCGCCGCTGTCGTTGCCGCGCGCGACGACATGCGCCGCCGCCTCGAGATCCAGGGCGACATCGAGGGCGCTCTCGCCCGGCTCGACAAGGAAATCGCCGCCGCCGAACGCACCGCCCGCGCCGCTGCCGCCGGGTTGCACGCCGTCCGTGAAAAAGCCGCCCGCGAGCTCGCCAAGGTCGCCGCCAGAAGCATCGCGCAGCTCGGGTTCAGGAAGGCCGACTTCCAGATCCGCCTCGTCCCGCTCTCCGCCACCGCCGGCGCTCCCGCGCTCGGCCCGGCCGGTGATTGCAGCACGGAGTTTCTCTTCTCGCCCAACGTCGGCGAGCCGCCGCTCCCGCTCAACCGCATCGCCTCCAGCGGCGAACTCGCCCGCGTGATGCTTGCCCTGAAGACCGTGCTCGCCGATCTCGACGACGTGCCCGTGCTCGTTTTCGACGAAGTCGATGCCAACGTCGGCGGCGAGATCGGCCGCGTGGTCGGCGAAAAGATGGCCGGCATCGCCAAAGGCCACCAGGTTCTCTGCGTGACGCATCTCCCGCAGGTCGCCGCACAAGGCGACAGCCACCTTGTTGTCGAAAAAGACCAGAGCGGCGACCGTGCCGAGGTGACGATCACGGCCATCCACGACGACCGCAAAAAACGCCTCAGCGAACTCGCCCGGATGCTCGGCGACCGCACGGCCAAAAGCGCCCTCGCCCACGCCGCCGGGCTGCTGGGCGAGAACTGA
- a CDS encoding competence protein ComEC — translation MAGLVVAYAWRGPLPAGWLLGAAVVAVALAAVATACRWSRGWWMAGLLAGVALAGAARYEWERHRLADWDTLGLPAREARLVVEMVRVFPPSPEQDWISGIGRVEEAETETLRDVAGQRVYFSANRKPGDPVPVRGERLRMRGVLTPLPKHPAVRAAANATAEEAAKVNPFDGYLADSGVNFRFTRGRIVGQAAAAGWYAQRLEQARLLFSDILGRGLERRPEIAALLRAMVLGQKHELATDRKELYLQSGTMHLFAISGLHVGVIALAVDCVLGLLAGVLRLPAWARMVAGTGLLWLYVQITGASPSAVRAFVMVTFLLAAWRLRLPGGSVAALTASAVLVLLIQPLQLFTASFQLSYGIVAALLWLSVPLQEAAARRWRLFAWLPRDAWTRWHRAADGAWRFVLGLGCMGLAATLVSMVAGVMFFGLFTPLSFLANLVLVPLAGLVLSAGFVSLVCGMAGLGVVAAFFNRAAGVVLWFMDSVAGGAARLPGAFFPAEFRAGWEGPAALAGLLVVLAIGYDRKWPAGWRGVAVPAGFVALVLVAGIRFVTLPPS, via the coding sequence ATGGCGGGGCTGGTGGTGGCGTACGCATGGCGCGGGCCGTTGCCGGCCGGCTGGCTGCTGGGCGCGGCGGTGGTCGCCGTGGCCTTGGCGGCGGTGGCGACGGCGTGCCGATGGAGCCGTGGATGGTGGATGGCCGGCCTGCTCGCCGGCGTGGCGCTGGCGGGGGCGGCGCGTTACGAGTGGGAGCGGCACCGGCTGGCGGACTGGGACACGCTGGGCCTCCCGGCGCGCGAGGCGCGGCTGGTGGTCGAGATGGTGCGGGTGTTTCCGCCGTCGCCGGAGCAGGACTGGATCAGCGGCATCGGACGCGTGGAGGAAGCGGAGACGGAGACGCTGCGCGACGTGGCCGGGCAGCGCGTTTATTTCTCGGCCAACCGGAAACCGGGTGACCCCGTGCCGGTGCGCGGCGAGCGGCTGCGCATGCGCGGTGTGCTGACGCCGCTGCCGAAACATCCGGCGGTGCGGGCGGCGGCGAACGCGACGGCGGAGGAGGCGGCGAAGGTGAATCCGTTTGACGGATACCTGGCCGACAGCGGGGTGAATTTCCGGTTCACCCGCGGGCGGATTGTCGGGCAGGCGGCCGCGGCCGGCTGGTACGCGCAAAGGCTGGAGCAGGCGCGGCTGTTGTTTTCGGACATTCTCGGGCGGGGTCTGGAGAGGCGTCCGGAGATCGCGGCGCTGCTGCGGGCGATGGTGCTGGGGCAAAAACACGAACTGGCGACGGACCGGAAGGAGCTCTATTTGCAGAGCGGCACGATGCACCTGTTTGCGATCAGCGGACTGCATGTCGGCGTGATCGCGCTGGCGGTCGATTGCGTGCTCGGGCTGCTGGCGGGCGTGCTGCGGTTGCCGGCATGGGCGCGGATGGTCGCGGGCACGGGGTTGTTGTGGCTTTACGTGCAGATCACGGGCGCGTCGCCGTCGGCGGTGCGGGCGTTCGTGATGGTGACGTTTTTGCTGGCGGCGTGGCGGCTGCGGCTGCCGGGCGGATCGGTGGCGGCGCTGACGGCGTCGGCCGTACTGGTGTTGCTGATACAGCCGCTGCAACTGTTCACGGCGAGCTTCCAGTTGTCGTACGGGATCGTGGCGGCGTTGCTGTGGCTGAGCGTGCCGTTGCAGGAGGCGGCGGCGCGGCGCTGGCGGCTGTTCGCGTGGCTGCCGCGGGATGCGTGGACGCGCTGGCACCGGGCGGCGGACGGGGCGTGGCGGTTTGTGCTCGGGCTGGGGTGCATGGGGCTGGCGGCGACGCTGGTGAGCATGGTGGCGGGGGTGATGTTTTTCGGGCTGTTCACGCCGTTGTCGTTTCTGGCGAACCTCGTGCTGGTGCCGCTGGCGGGCCTGGTGTTGAGCGCGGGGTTCGTGTCGCTGGTCTGCGGGATGGCGGGGCTGGGCGTGGTCGCGGCGTTTTTCAACCGGGCGGCCGGCGTGGTCTTGTGGTTCATGGATTCGGTGGCGGGCGGGGCGGCGCGGTTGCCGGGGGCGTTTTTCCCGGCGGAGTTTCGCGCGGGCTGGGAGGGGCCGGCGGCGCTGGCGGGGCTTCTGGTGGTGCTGGCGATCGGTTACGACCGGAAGTGGCCGGCGGGATGGCGTGGGGTGGCGGTGCCGGCGGGATTTGTGGCGCTCGTGCTTGTCGCGGGCATCCGGTTCGTCACACTGCCGCCTTCATGA
- a CDS encoding ATPase → MKNACPPCLDILRDPSTLVSSPMPPEQTDLFGSPEPASAPSSRRGGSVRASLPPTAPSAAQPLAARMRPRSLAEIVGQEHLTAPDGLLARLIASNRFGSLLFYGPPGCGKTSFAEAIAQQTGSRFVRINAVMSNVAELREILALARRTPESPTLLFIDELHRFNKSQQDLLLPDVEEGYVRLIGATTHNPGFYVNPPLLSRSHLFRLEPLPAAAVASVLARALADTERGLGNRCHTADAKVLADLATLCDGDLRRALNALEVIALSLPEASPITEKELEVFARERRIRYDADEDEHYDTISAFIKSCRGSDPDAAMYWLAKMIEGGEDPRFIARRLVILASEDVGLADALALPLAVAAHQACDFVGLPECEYALAHATVYIACAPKSNSVTLAIGAAHAAVKSGAVQPVPVHLRDKGGQASKRMGHGKDYRYAHDWPENITGQLYLDQPLTIYTPKPVGLEAKVADRLARWRALREQIRQEEQSQGRASRAPAASPPRT, encoded by the coding sequence ATGAAAAATGCCTGCCCGCCCTGTCTCGACATACTGCGCGATCCTTCCACGCTTGTTTCCTCTCCCATGCCACCCGAGCAAACCGATCTCTTCGGCTCCCCCGAGCCGGCTTCCGCGCCCTCCTCGCGACGCGGCGGCTCCGTCCGCGCTTCCCTGCCGCCGACCGCTCCTTCTGCCGCACAGCCGCTCGCCGCCCGCATGCGCCCGCGTTCACTCGCCGAAATCGTCGGCCAGGAACACCTCACCGCGCCCGACGGCCTCCTCGCCCGCCTCATCGCCAGCAACCGTTTCGGCAGCCTCCTCTTCTACGGACCCCCCGGCTGCGGCAAGACGAGTTTCGCCGAGGCCATCGCGCAACAGACCGGCAGCCGCTTCGTGCGCATCAACGCCGTCATGTCCAACGTCGCCGAACTGCGCGAGATCCTCGCCCTCGCCCGCCGCACGCCCGAGTCGCCCACGCTCCTCTTCATCGACGAGCTCCACCGCTTCAACAAGTCGCAACAGGACCTCCTGCTCCCCGACGTCGAGGAAGGCTACGTGCGCCTCATCGGCGCCACCACGCACAACCCCGGTTTTTACGTCAACCCGCCGCTCCTCTCGCGCAGCCACCTCTTCCGGCTCGAACCGCTCCCCGCCGCCGCCGTCGCCTCCGTCCTCGCCCGTGCCCTGGCCGACACGGAACGCGGCCTCGGCAACCGCTGCCACACCGCCGACGCCAAGGTCCTCGCCGATCTCGCCACGCTCTGCGACGGCGACCTCCGCCGCGCGCTCAACGCCCTCGAGGTCATCGCCCTCTCGCTCCCCGAAGCCAGCCCGATCACGGAAAAGGAGCTCGAGGTCTTCGCCCGCGAACGCCGCATCCGCTACGATGCCGACGAGGACGAGCACTACGACACCATCTCCGCCTTCATCAAGAGCTGCCGCGGCAGCGATCCCGACGCCGCCATGTACTGGCTCGCCAAGATGATCGAGGGCGGCGAGGACCCGCGCTTCATCGCCCGCCGCCTCGTCATCCTCGCCAGCGAGGACGTGGGCCTGGCCGACGCGCTCGCCCTCCCGCTCGCCGTGGCCGCGCACCAGGCCTGCGATTTTGTCGGCCTGCCCGAGTGCGAATACGCGCTCGCCCACGCCACCGTCTACATCGCCTGCGCTCCGAAAAGCAACTCGGTGACGCTCGCCATCGGCGCCGCGCACGCCGCGGTCAAGTCCGGCGCCGTGCAACCCGTCCCCGTCCACCTGCGCGACAAGGGCGGCCAGGCCAGCAAGCGCATGGGTCACGGGAAGGACTACCGTTACGCGCACGACTGGCCGGAAAACATCACCGGCCAGCTTTACCTGGACCAGCCTCTGACGATCTACACGCCCAAGCCCGTCGGCCTGGAGGCGAAGGTCGCCGACCGCCTCGCCCGCTGGCGCGCCCTCCGCGAGCAAATCCGGCAGGAAGAACAATCGCAGGGGCGCGCTTCACGCGCGCCCGCCGCGAGTCCGCCGCGCACCTGA
- a CDS encoding ribosomal large subunit pseudouridine synthase D, producing MLDKKDEVRAGDVLAFSHPETRPSELRPADIPLDILYEDEHLLAVNKPSGMVVHPGSGTGEDTLVHALLGHCARQATEGGGGGLSGVGGVERPGIVHRLDRETTGVIVVAKTDAAHRGLAEQFAGRHLHKEYLALVSGVPRLASGTVDRAIARHPVHRHRMTTGEGGRPSRTDWKVEEAFPPLAALVRCHIHTGRTHQIRVHMKSLGHVLLGDPTYGWKPDPGLEAVAGAAHPQRVMLHAEHIRFRHPVTGAELLLRAPLPEDFCALLAALRGA from the coding sequence GTGTTGGACAAAAAGGACGAGGTGCGCGCCGGGGATGTGCTGGCTTTTTCGCATCCGGAAACCCGTCCGTCGGAATTGCGTCCGGCGGACATCCCGCTCGATATCCTGTACGAGGACGAGCACCTCCTCGCGGTGAACAAGCCCTCCGGCATGGTCGTGCATCCGGGGTCGGGCACGGGCGAGGACACGCTGGTGCATGCGTTGCTCGGGCACTGTGCGCGCCAGGCGACCGAGGGCGGTGGCGGCGGACTGAGCGGAGTGGGGGGCGTGGAGCGGCCGGGGATCGTGCACCGGCTCGACCGGGAAACGACCGGGGTGATTGTGGTGGCGAAGACCGATGCGGCCCATCGCGGGCTGGCGGAGCAGTTCGCCGGCCGGCACCTGCACAAGGAATATCTCGCGCTCGTTTCCGGGGTGCCGCGACTGGCGAGCGGCACGGTGGACCGGGCGATCGCGCGCCATCCGGTGCATCGCCACCGGATGACGACCGGCGAGGGCGGGCGCCCGTCGCGCACGGACTGGAAAGTGGAGGAGGCGTTTCCGCCGTTGGCGGCGCTGGTGCGGTGTCATATCCACACGGGGCGCACGCACCAGATCCGTGTGCACATGAAATCGCTCGGGCATGTGCTGCTCGGCGATCCGACCTACGGCTGGAAACCCGATCCGGGGCTGGAGGCGGTGGCGGGCGCGGCGCATCCGCAGCGCGTGATGCTGCACGCGGAGCACATCCGTTTCCGGCACCCGGTGACGGGAGCGGAGCTGTTGCTGCGCGCGCCGCTGCCGGAGGATTTTTGTGCGCTGCTGGCGGCGCTGCGAGGAGCCTGA